Genomic window (Sediminispirochaeta smaragdinae DSM 11293):
GCAGGGAAAGCTCTTCCTTCTTCAGACCAGAAACGGTAAGAGGACCGGACCTGCGGCGGTAAAAATCGCCGTTGACATGGTTGCCGAAAAGATGATCACAGAAGAGGAGGCCATCGGGCGGGTTAGCCCCGACCAGTTGGACCAGCTTTTTCACCCTGGTATCGATCCTAAAATGAAGAAGTCTCTTTCTCCCCTTGCCAAAGGGCTGAATGCTTCTCCCGGAGCAGCAACCGGCCAGATCGTTTTTTCAGCCGAAGATGCCGAGGCCTGGGCGAAGGATGGGAAAAAGGTCCTGCTCGTGCGAAAAGAAACCAGTCCCGAAGATATCGGCGGAATGGTTGCCGCTCAGGGGGTGCTTACCAGCACCGGCGGTATGACCAGTCACGCTGCTGTTGTCGCTCGTGGTATGGGTAAGCCCTGTGTCGCTGGTTGTAAGTCAGTGGTCGTTTCAGGAAAAGCCATGAGTGTTGATGGAAAGAAATTCAAGGAAGGTGCCTATCTCTCCATCGACGGTTCTACAGGTGAGGTTTTTGAGGGGGAGCTCGAGCTTGTTTCTCCCAAGATTACCAAAGACCTTGCCACCTTTTTGGGATGGGCCGATAAGGTTCGTCTCTCCGCAAAGAGGGAAGGCATTGCCGGTGTCGGCTTTCAGGTAAGGACCAATGCCGATCAGCCGGCCGATGCCAAGGTTGCTCGGAAATTCGGAGCGGAAGGGATCGGGCTTTGCCGAACCGAGCACATGTTCTTCGACGAGGGAAAGCTGGAGATATTCCAAGAGATGATCATTTCTGAAACGGCGGAGGCACGTGCTGATGCCTTAAAGAAACTGCTCCCCCTCCAGAAAAAAGACTTTAAGGGAATCTTTACCGCAATGGAAGGGCTCCCCGTTACCATACGGCTCCTTGATCCTCCCTTACATGAGTTCGTTCCCAAAACGGCTGCAGAGGTGAAAGAGCTGGCGGCAAAGCTTGGAATCAAGCCTGCCCAGTTAAAAGCGAAGGCTGAAGCGTTGAAAGAGCTCAACCCCATGCTCGGCCACCGCGGTTGTCGTCTCGGTATTACCTATCCCGAAATCTACGACATGCAGGTTGAGGCCATTATGACGGCAGCCTGTGAGGTTCAGAAGTCGGGCAAAAAGGTGCATCCCGAAATCATGATCCCTCTTATCGGAACCGTAAAAGAGCTTCAGATGCTCCGGGCCAACGCCGAAGCTGTTATTGAAAAGGTTCTTAGCCAGAAAAAGATGAAGGTTGATTATAAGATCGGCACCATGATCGAGATTCCCCGTGCCGCGTTGACCGCCGATAAGGTTGCGGCTTCCGCCGATTTCTTCAGTTTCGGAACCAATGACCTTACCCAGATGACCTTCGGCTATAGCCGAGATGACATCGGTTCCTTTATCGGAGATTATCTTGATCAGGGCGTCTTACCTCGTGATCCCTTCCAGTCATTGGATACCGAGGGCGTTGGCCAGCTTGTTTCCATGGGTGTCGAAAAGGGCCGGTCGGTCAAAGGCGACCTCAAGATGGGGATCTGCGGTGAACACGGCGGAGATCCCGATTCCATCGATTTTTGTTATCGAACCGGGCTCAACTATGTCAGCTGTTCCCCTTACAGGGTTCCGATCGCCCGTCTCGCCGCGGCCCAGGCTGTGGCCCGTAGTAAAAAATAGCTGACCTTTTGTTCTGCTAAAGGATTATCATCTACACCGCTTCCGATTGTTTCGGGAGCGGTGCCTTTTTTTATGCGAGGAAAACTGTGATAGAGCCACAGACTCTTTATCAGCTATTCATGGAACTTTACGGCCCGCGTGGTTGGTGGCCCGTGGTGACCGATGCGGGAAACCAAGGCCACGATGCGAAGGGATACCATCCCTTGGATTATAGTATCCCCGCCACGGCACACCGTCGTTTCGAAATTGCTCTCGGAGCAATATTGACCCAAAACACCGCATGGCGTAATGTCCGCCTTTGCCTGGAGTCCTTGGATGAAGCGGGGGCAATCGATATGCAGCGACTGCTCGCTCTTTCCGACGAGCGGCTTGAGGCACTCATTCGCTCCTCGGGATATTATCGGCAGAAGGCGAGGAAATTGAAAACTCTTGCCCGTTTTTTCCTGGAGAATGGCTACGGGGAAGTATCTGCCGCATCGACGCCGAGTCGCGAAGAATTGCTTTCACTTTGGGGCATAGGCGAAGAAACCGCGGATTCGATTTTACTTTACGCTTTTGGTGTTCCGGTGCTTGTCATCGACGCCTATACCCGGCGGATACTTGCTCGTTTAAAGGGTGAGGAACTCTCGGATAGGGAGATACGCGACTATCTTTCCTCCGCAACCGAGGGAAAAGCTGTAAAACAGCAACGTAGGATTCTCAATGAATTTCATGCCCTCTTTGTCGAACATGGAAAAACCAGATGTGCCAAGCGTTCCCCCGATTGCGACCATTGCGGAATAAAAGCCTGGTGTAAAGGCCCGTTCTAAGGGGCCGGAACCGTGTGTTCCGGTTGACAGCCCCGCCTCTTCCGTGAACAATGGGGCCATACTAAACAGGGAAAACCACACCGAATAAGGAATAGTTAAGTGATTACTGCAAGCAATATCATGCTCCGTTTCGGGGAGCGGGTCCTTTTTAAGGACGTTACTATCAAATTTACTCCGGGGAACTGCTATGGAGTCATAGGCGCCAACGGAGCGGGAAAATCCACCTTTCTCAATATTCTTTCGGGAGAGTTGGATTCCGATGCGGGAGAAATCATTATCAGCACTGGAGAACGGCTCTCGGTGCTCAGACAGGACCATTTTGCTTTTGATGAACATACCGTGCTTGAGACCGTCATCATGGGGCATAAGGAGCTCTATTCCGTCAAAGCGGAACGGGACGCCATCTATGAGAAGAGTGATTTTACCGAGGAGGATGGTATTAGGGCGGCAGAGCTCGAGGGGCAGTTCGCCGATCTCGGCGGGTGGGAGGCAGAGGCAGAGGCCGGACAGCTTCTTTCCGGCCTTGGTATAGCGGAATCCCTACTTGAGACCAAAATGGGGGAGCTCGAACCTGGGGATAAGGTTCGAGTTCTTCTTGCCCAAGCCCTTTTCGGCAATCCCGATATTCTCCTCCTTGACGAGCCGACCAACCATCTTGATCTTGAGTCTATCAACTGGTTGGAAGATTTTCTTCTTCGCTTTTCCAACACCGTAATCGTTGTCAGCCACGATCGCCATTTTCTCAATACCGTTTGTACCCATATTGCCGATATCGACTTTGGGAAGATCCAGCTGTACGTCGGAAACTATGATTTCTGGTATATGTCCAGCCAGCTTGCTGCCAAACAGCGCAAGGATGAAAAGAAGAGGAGAGAGGATAAGTCTGCGGAATTGAAGGAGTTCATTCAGCGTTTTTCATCCAATGCAAGTAAGGCACGACAGGCAACCAGCAGAAAAAAACTTCTCGAAAAGCTGACCATTGACGACATCAAACCATCGAGCCGCCGTTTCCCCTATGTCGGTTTTAAGCCTGAGCGGGAGTGCGGAAAAAATGTCCTTGAAGTGAAGGGGCTTTCGGCCTCCTTTGAGGGAGAGAAGCTGTTCGAGAATCTCGATTTTGCCGTTAACAGAGGAGATAAGATTGCCTTTGTCGGCCCTATGCACCAGGCAAAGACCACCCTTTTCGATATTCTCAGCGGAAAAGCAGATCCCGACGCGGGAAGCTATGATTGGGGGGTAACCATCACCCCAAGTTACTTTCCAAAGAATAATATCTCCTTTTTTGAAAATGAGATGAACCTCACCGACTGGCTCCGGCAATTTACCGAAAGCGACGATGAGGCGTGGATCAGAGGCTTTCTCGGTCGTATGCTCTTTTCGGGCGATGAGGCCATGAAATCGGTTAAGGTGCTTTCCGGAGGGGAAAAGGTGCGTTGTATGCTCAGTAAGATGATGCTCAGCGGCGCAAATGTTCTGATCTTCGATGAACCGACCAATCACCTCGACCTCGAATCCATCACCGCCTTGAACAACGGCTTGATTGAGTTCCCCGAAGTCCTCCTTTTCACAAGCCACGACCATCAGTTCGTCCATACCATTGCCAACAGGATTATCGAATTTACTCCAAGCGGTATCATCGACAGGATGATGCCCTTCGACGACTATCTGGCCAGCGAGGATGTAAGGGCCGTCCGTGATCAGATGTACCACGAGCATCTCAGGTTGACAATCTGATTTCTTGTCTCATCCTCTGTGGTTGATTGAAAGCCCCCAGCGGCTCTGGTTCAAGAACCAAGTCGCCGGGCAGCTTCAAGAAGCAGGCGCCTGGCTGCGGCATCTTTCAGGCTCAAGGGCAGGTCGATCTCTTCTCCGTCTTTGAAAAAGAGGTGAAGCTGATTGGTTTCTGTCTCAAAACCGGATCCCTCTTTTGAGACATCGTTGACAGCAATCATATCGGCACTCGCCTTTTTCATCCTCGCAAGCGCATCCTTACGAAGCTCCTCCTCGCTCACCTTATGCAGAGCCCTGAAGGCAATGAGGTAGGTTTTGGGAGAGAGTTCCTTGATCCTGTCGAGTATCTTTGGGGTCGGAGTCAGGGTGAGGTTAAGCTCCTTTCTCCCGTGGGTCGATATTTTGGTCGACGAGACCGAATCGCATTGCCAGTCGCCAACGGCTGCCGCCGCCACATAGATATCGACATCCTTTTTGTCCAGGATCCGTTTGCTGGCAGCAAGAAGAGATTCTGATGTATCGCACCTGATAAGCTCTACGCCGGCGGGAGGCTTTACACCGATCTTTCCCGCAAGAACCGTTACACGGGCTCCCGAAAGCATTGCCGTCCTGGCAATAGCCATTCCCATGCGTCCGGAGGCGTTGTTTGTGATCACACGAACAGGATCGATATATTCTACGGTTCTTCCCGCCGTGACCACGACATGCTTTCCCGAGAGCGGGGCCGAGTTCTGAAGCAAAAGAGGCAGGGCCGCGTGAAAAATGGTGTCGGGATCGGGGATCTTCGCCTTTCCCTCTTCGATTTTTGGATCAAGAACCGAGATTCCCAGTTTTCTCAGGCTTGCAATGTTTTGGACCACCATGGGATGACGCCACATTGGCTCATGCATGGCGGGGACGATCAAAAGGGGAATACCCTGACCTATGGCGGTCGTCGCAAGGGTCGTCACCGTGGTGTCGTCTATTCCTGCGGCGATCTTGCCGATGGTATTGGCAGTAGATGGCGCGATGAGAAGGAGGTCAATCTTCTCCGGAACATCCCCTGCAAGGGCGACATGTTCAATTTTGCCGGTGAGTTTTGTGATGGTTTCGTGACCTGTTGCCCACTCCATGAGGTCGGGATGGATGATACCGCAGGCGGCTTCGGTCATGACGGGGTAAACGTCGGCACCGTGACGCATAAGTTGTCTTGCCAGTTCCGGACTTTTCACCGCTCCGACACTTCCGCAAATACCAAGGGCAATCCTCTTGCCCGAAAGGCAATCGCTGGCAGTGCCGATGATATCCTTCGACGGATGATTATTCATGCTCATGCTATTATCTCCTCGAGGTCATGTAAAAAGGCATCCAACATCTTTCTGCTTACATGCGGCATTACCGTGATTCTGAGAAAGCCGGGGAAGAGGCTGAGGGCCCAGCCGCGACCTCGCAGTCGGCGGGCCAGCTCGTCTGGATCGATCCTACGATGTTTTGTGGGGCTGAACCCTACTACGTTCATTTGCGGTTCGATTACGGCATCTACACCGCTCATGGAGCGTAATCGATCGTAGAGATAACAGCTGTTTTCCATGCACGTTGCCACGGTTTCAACATAGCCTTTTCTTCCAAGACGATGTAACGTGGCCCAAATCGACGCCACCGAGGCCCCGGATCTGGTTCCCACGATGGTACGCTGTCGTGTTTTCCCTCCGGCAAGATAGCTCACTTCGGTTTCCGATGCCACCGCAGCATCGTGATTTCGAAAAACAATAGCGCCGGCCGGAATGGCACAGCGCCCCATTTTATGTGGATCAATGGTGATACTGCTAACACCCGGCAGGGAGAAATCAAAGGCTGGTGCGGTGTATCCTGCTTCGGCAAGGAAGGGCAGGACAAATCCGCCGAAGGCGGCATCAACGTGGAGAGGAAGCTTCCATGCCGTGGCCGCATCGGATATCTCGGTGATAGGGTCGACCGCCCCGAGACCTGTTGTCCCGGCAACTGCCACAAGTACCATGGTCTTATCATCTATTGCTTCGAGATATCGTTTCAGATCGACCCTGCCGTCATCCTCCACCGGAATCTTACAAAGATCAAGGTCCATGATGTCGGCGGCCTTGTCGAACGAGAAATGGGCACTTTCGGGAAGTACCACCTTCCGTTTTTCTCTATGTTTTCGTTTGGCAGCCCAGAGGGCGATAAGGTTTGCCTCTGTTCCGCCCGTGACGATTGCGCCTTCCGCGCTCCGACTTCCCAATAGACGACCCAGCATCCCGATTGTTTCCCGCTCCAGCTGCTGAAGCCGTGGATGCAGCCCCGGATCTCCTATATTTCGGTCGAGATAATGTTCATAGACCTTTGCACTGGTGGGGTGGGGAAGGGTACACATCGATCCGAGAATTCGCTCTCCCGAAAAAGAGAGATCACCCTCCAGTTTTCTGCCCAGCGCACCAAGTACATCGGCTTCCCCAGAGCCTTGAAGGGGAATTCCTTCTGTCGTATCTTCCATCGCCGCAACCTTAGTGATAGGTGTGAGCGGCGTCCGGGAAACTGCCGCTACGAACATCTTCCCCGTAGGAAGATACGGCCGAGCGAATTGTTGTTCTAAGATCTGCATAGGTTTTGACAAATTTAGCAAGATGCCCGCTGGTGAGTCCCAACATATCGTTTATGACAAGCACCTGGCCGCCGCATCGCGCTCCCGCCCCGATACCTATGGTGGGAATCGAGACCGCCGCGCTTATTCGTTCGGCAAGGGACTCGGGGATACATTCGAGGACAATGGAAAAAGCGCCGTGCTCTTCAAGTCTTTTTGCATCTTCTATCATGACTGCGGCGGACTCGGCATCCTTGCCCTGAACCCTGAAATTTTCCGCTGTCTGCGGAAGCAGTCCGAGATGCCCCATTACGGGAATTCCCGCAGAGCTAAGGGCCTCACAAACGACAGTATCGGCTCCTTCGAATTTTACTGCGTCCCCTCCCGCGTCCATCAGCCTCTTACCATTTTCGAGGGCCAAGGCGGCGTTCGAAAAGGAGCCGTAGGGCATATCGGCAACAACCGGCATATCCGGTGCCCCACGGCGTACCATAGCGGTGTGGTAGGCCATGTGTTCGACCGTCACCCCTTTGGTCTCGTTTTTTCCCTGAACAACCATACCAAGGGTATCGCCGACGAGAATCCAGTCCGCCTTCGCCTCCTGACAGATGGATGCAAAGGTTGCGTCATAGGCGGTGATCATCACGATAGGCGTTTTACTTTCCGTTACTTTATGCTTTTCTTGCCACTGCAGAATTCTATTCATGATGCATCTCCCGCAAGGGCTTTAAGTCTGGCCGAAATAAAACGCAGGGCCTCTGCAAAGGCCTTGTCATTGTCGAATCCGTCGAGAACGGTCAGACATTCGGTTTTGTTTAGTTTTTTGAGTTCGATCGCCGCCCTGGTCATTGCCGGGACCGCTCTGACGATATGATCCATAATAGAGATCGAGGCGGTTCTGCTGGTGCGGCTCAGGGGATTCAGATCAATGGTGATAACCCGTTTACCCATCTTCACAAGGGCCTCGGTCCTGTCTCCATCCTCAAGGGGAACAAAGACAGTATCGGCAATTAAGATTCCCTCCGAATCGACCCGCTTGCGTTCGCTGCCTATCTCCGGAATTTGACCTTGGCGGGCTTCATCGGTGCCGAGGATTTCTCTTGCCCCGGCCTTTTCCATTAGCTTTGTAATGGCCTCTATCCGCTCCCTGCTGCGGTAAAAAAGATTAATCTCCAGTTTTGCCCCGGTAGCTTCGGCAAGCTCGACCATCGCTTCGGGACAAAGAGCAGCAGCATTTCCATTTAGAGAAATGATCGGCCGCTCAGCAGTCAAAAGTGCCGCTGCCGCAGCCCTGATCGGTCCCAGCACACAGTCGGGAGTTTTTTCTCCTATCAAATAATCAAAGGCCTCTCCCCGCCCGTGGGCAATCAATCCTTCGGGGGCAAGGACCTTTGCATCGACCATATCGACAAGGTGTTCCCTCATCCGAATCGATTCATACCGGGGATGATCTTTCGGTAAAAATTCACTCATGGATAACACATCCTCCCTGTTTCGACGAGGTAGTGGTAAAAAGATACCCCTTTTCCTCGCTTCTGGAAAGAGCCTGCGCCTCTGCTTCGGCACTCTCCCTGTCGGGAAACAAGGCAAAGGCGGCATTCCCGAACATTAGCATTGCCGTAGGCGTCCCAATTGCGTCGAAGTGATCGAAAAGCCTGCGCACTTCGGGGGTAATGAGCCCTGAACGTTCATCAAAGGCCCTACTTGCCCAGAGAAAGGCTTCGAGCGTCGGAGTGCGAAGAAGATCTTCGATCAGCTTTTCACCGGTATCGTTGATACGTCGCCTGATATCGGGATCCGAGAGGGCGGAACTTGTCGAAATTTTACGATAGACGACGAAAAGAAGGTTGAGATCGCCGGAAATGGGTATCGATACCACCTCGCCTGTTCCGGGAGCCCCCGGTTTCCTGCGAATTTCAACACCGCCACAGAATTCACCAATGACCGTTCCGAGTCCTGTCTTACACAGGACTTCGGCGCGATGGGCCATTGTACCTGCCTCCTCTGCGGAGAGGGGAGAACCAAGGGCTCGGTTAAGAGCCAGCGCCAGGCTGAGAGCCCCTGCTCCGCTGCTTCCGAAGCCGCTGCCTTGCGGAATTTCGATCGAATGAGATATTTCTCTGATGACAACATCCTTCAAAAGGGCGGCATCTTGAAAGAGAGCGATGAGCCTCTTGCTTACCACAAGGTCGCTACGTTCTTCGCCGTTTGAACGGTAGATTGTCTTCTCCTCGGCACTGTCGCCTCCGGACTGTGAAGCGGAGGAGAGCGTGACCGTGGTCGTTACCCCTCTTGCAATGGAAAAACCGGCCCCGATCGAGCCCTTGCTGTCTATTGAATCCTCATCGTCCCGTATGGAAAAGAGTCCCGTTATATGTCCTGGGGAAAAAGCCTTTGCAGTAATCATAACCGGATCAACGATACTTCAGCAGGAGGGAAAAAGTCAATCGACAATCGATCGATACTGTGATATGAGATGTAGAGTGAGAAAATTCGGAAGCCTGCTTCTCATTATCCTGTTGTATGCTCTCTCCCTCGTTTCCGCCGATCCACTCTCTTTTGAACAAAAGAAGATTGCGGTGGGCGGGCGGGTCACGGGGTGCCTTGCCGCAAGGCTTGTACCGGCGTTCTGGTTTACCTCGCGCGACCGCTACCTCTACCGATATCGCGAGGGGGATGAGGCCCCTGTTCGATGCAGGCTTCCCGATAGGGCCGCTTCATCTCCGGTAGAAGGGGCCGAGGGGAAGATCTATCTTCTGCTGGAGGACGGCAGGCTTTTCGCGGCCACTCCCGGCTGTATCGGGGCCTGGTTCTTTCAAAACCCAAAGGGATTTCTTTCTCCCATGGCGGGGGAAGGGGACGGGACGCTCTACTTAGCGGGGAAAGGTGGAGGCCTTTTTGCCGTGGCCCATACCGGAAGGCTTCGCTGGTCTTTGCAGCTTCCCTCCCAGCCTCGGAGTGGACCGGTACTTGTACGAACCAAGACGGGGGAGAGACTCATCGTGGTCTCATGCGAGGGGCGTAGAAGCTATGCCTATGGTACCGACGGGGTCCTGCGATGGACCTTTCTCTCTGCCGGCGAGGTCCTTTTTCCCAAAAGCGATGGAAGGCGACTTTTTTTACCGACGGATGCGGGAACCATTACTGCGGTGGATGATAGCGGCGTTCTTATCTGGGAGCACCAACTGCCTGCTCTCGCGGCCGACTGTGCCGTCGATGTGAAACGGGGGCTGCTCTTTATCGCCGATAGGCTTGGCAATGTCACATGCCTCGATGCCACCTCAGGTACTGCTGTCTGGGAATTCCCTGCAGGTCGTGCCATCTTTTCCCTTGTGGTTCTTCCCGATTCTCATCCTGCGGAGAGGGAAAAAGAGGCAGCCCTTGCCATCTGTGCAGAGGCCGGCGGGATCGTCTTCACGGATGAAGCAGGCAGGGTTCTCAACCGGATTTCAACCCCTGCACCGGCGGCTCCTCTTTCGACGGATGGGCGAGGTCTTCTTCTCTTCGGGGGAAGTGATTGGCTTTTTCGCCTCTATCGTTTTTCTTCCGGTTCCTCAGCCTCTCAAGACGCCGAGGACGAGGGAGAACCGAAACCTCTTTTTTCGATAAAAGAGCCTCCCTTTGACTTTCATTATCTTCAATCCATTGCAAGCTCTGCAGATCGCAACGGCCAGGTCGCCGCTTTGGCGGAAATACAAGATCGACTTGAGTCCGGAAAACCAGATCGCGGCAGCTCCTATCTTCCTATACTGCTTCACTATTTTGCAAGCGCCGCCATTGATTCTCCGATCAGGGAGGGGGGAGCCCTTCGAAATGATTTTCCCACTCTCCGCATTACCGCCGTCAGGATGCTTGCTCGATACGGACATCCCTCTGCTTCCCGAGTCCTGTCACGTTTGATCCGGTATGAGTGGGATCCTTCGGTCCGTATTGCCGCCTATCACGCATTACGTACCCTGTTGGACGACCCGGAAGGCGATGCAAGGGCTGCGGTTCGGGACCGCTTGTCTTCGATGGTCAATAGTAGAAAGGATGAGCAGGAGGTCTCTGCCGCCAGCGATGCGCTTTTTTACCTCGCCGCCTACCATGGGGGTCTGGAAGAGAAGGATCTTGAGCTGTTGCTTGCCGTTGCCTACGGCCCCTTTGGAAGGGAAACGCGGTCATCGGTGCTGGATACCCTTCGACAGGGCGGAAAAAGACGATTATACTAAGAGAAAACATGGGGAAAAAGAAAAAGGAGTGTATGATGAAAGGATTTCCGCATCTGACGATGCGTTTTGTCGGTCTGGTAGTGGCCCTCTCGGCCGCACTCCTCCTACCGCTTTCGGCGCAGGAAGTGGCAACCGGTGAGCTTTTCACCGTCAAGGCCGGAAGTGTTGAGTTCCTGAACTACGAGGGGCCTCATCAGAAGATTGAGAGTGCCGGTCAGATTCGGGGAATAGGTGCGGCTATGGCCGAGGGGAGAAGTTCCTCCTATCTCGGAAAATATCGCATCATCTCGATAGTTCCGAGCTCTCCCGATGTGCTGGGTGCCGATATCGTTGAAATACTTGATGGGGCGCTTGTCGACCATATTGATAATGTGAGGCGCATCCTTTCCGGTTTTGTGGCCGCAAAGTACGGCTATGACCAGGAGAAGGCCGATACGATTGCGCTTTTTACCACCTACTATAATGCGGTTCACCGTGGTGATCTTGAATATGTTCGTTCCCGCTACACCGAGGCGGTCCTCTCCCGTTTGGATGAGAAGAAGATGGGAATCTCCACGAGCTACAAAGAGTGGCCGGGAAATACCCAGATGCTTATCCCTCTATCGCTGGATGGAACGGGGAGTGCCCGGATTTCCGCCGATACCGTAGGTGGGGATGAAGTTGTCCAGGAACTTCGAAGCGATGAATCGAAACAAGGGCTTGATGATCGGAAATCGATGGTGGAGTTGCGGGAAGATCAGCTTGAAGAAGATAAGGCAGCCACCGCAGAAGAGCGAAATCAGCTTGAAGAGGATACAGTTGATCTGCAGCAGAAACAAGAGGCTGCGGAGGCTCAGCAGGAGGAGATTGACCGTCGTCAGGACGAGGTTGCTTCGGCCCTTGAAGGGGCGGAACCTGGCAGTACAAAGGAGGCTGAGCTAAAGGGGCAGCAGGAGGAGCTGGCGAAGCAGGAAGAGCAGGTTCAGGCGGCCAAACAGGAGCTCGAAGAGCAGCAGCAGGCGCTGGATAAACAGGAAGAACAGGTTGCCGCCAAGGAGAAAGAGCAGGCCAGTCGGGAAGAGGCAATCGGGCAGGAGCGCGATCGGATTGCAGGGGATGAGCAAAAGACGATTGCAGAAGAGGAGGCTGCCGCCCGCCAAAGGGCCGCCGGTGCAACTGCTCCGGGGTTTACCTTTATGCATGTACGGGAGGAAAACGGGATTATCCTTTCCTCAATGGTTATCTACGACTCTGAAAGCGGAAAAGAGCGGGGACGCTCCGCTGTCAATGCCATTCGCGGTAGAAAAGTCTATCCTGTCTCGGGTGCTTATCTTGCCGTTGTCGGCATGGATGCCCCTCCCAAGGCTGTGAAGCTGATGCTCTTGAATAGTGATGATCTTTCCGTGTCTTCGGAAAGTGAACAGCATCTCTACGGAGAAAGCTGGGTGTTGTTAGACAATCAGCGTGCATATGTGGTGGCATCCTTTGACGGAATATGGAAGATAGCTGCCTTCGACAGTGGCAATCTGAGCTTGTTGGCACAGTCCGATGTTGAGGTTGACCCGAATACGGTCATTCAGAAAACAGGAAAGAATATCATTGTAGAAAGCCGGGATGGATCACTTCTGAAGCTCGATCCCGAGGGCCTTTCCGTGGTTCAATAGAAAAAGGGAACCGAAAAACATTTTACAGGGGACGGTCCTGCTTTTTGTCAGGCCGTTTCCTTTTTTTCTTTCGTCCATCCCCACCGAAAAGCATGGAGAAGAATCTCTTAATTGCATTCCATATTCTACGGAACACGGAGGGATGTTTCAGTTTGTCGAGACGATTGTAGCCATCGGCAAGTTCATCGGCCGCAAGGCTTCGACGGTGGAGATTTTCCTCGATCTCAAGCTCCAGCATCTGTATGTCCGTTTCGACATTGACAACCCTTGCTTCGATACTTCTCCAACCCAGGGCCTTTGCCGCCTCCAGGCGGCGGTGGCCAGCGATGAGCTCGCCGTCCTGGTTGACGACAATCGGATTCATAAGGCCGAAGGTCCTCAGGCTTTCCATAAGCGGTTTTAGATCTCCGAGTTCCTTTCTGATACGCTTTCCGATATAGATCTCTTCGATTTGCTTATTCATATTTCCCATCCACTCAACTTATTCAAGCAACGGATTGTAATCGGGGGTGTCGTTTCCTCCGCTTCCATCGTCGGAGAAATTGATGTCGGGAAGCGTTGAGCTGTCAAACAACGAGTCGCTTGTGTCTACATTAAAATCCTCGATGGTGAGAATATCTTGCAGATTACCAACCAATTCCTTATCCCGCTCCTGTTCAAAACTATGTATGGGGCAAAGCTGTTTTGGTTCCGTACCCGCAATAAAAACCTCTTCAATGGTATGGTCGCATAGTTTCGTGGGCAGCATTCCCGATTCGGCACAAACCCTGACGGTTACGATGCCTGAGGGCCTTTCAAACTCCTTTGGTTCGAGCCCCGCATGGACCTTTTTCATATATTCAGCCCAGATCGGTCCTGCGGCAGTTGCACCGGTGATCTCACGACCAAGAGAGTTGCCGGGAGTATCGAATC
Coding sequences:
- the mfnA gene encoding tyrosine decarboxylase MfnA, translating into MEDTTEGIPLQGSGEADVLGALGRKLEGDLSFSGERILGSMCTLPHPTSAKVYEHYLDRNIGDPGLHPRLQQLERETIGMLGRLLGSRSAEGAIVTGGTEANLIALWAAKRKHREKRKVVLPESAHFSFDKAADIMDLDLCKIPVEDDGRVDLKRYLEAIDDKTMVLVAVAGTTGLGAVDPITEISDAATAWKLPLHVDAAFGGFVLPFLAEAGYTAPAFDFSLPGVSSITIDPHKMGRCAIPAGAIVFRNHDAAVASETEVSYLAGGKTRQRTIVGTRSGASVASIWATLHRLGRKGYVETVATCMENSCYLYDRLRSMSGVDAVIEPQMNVVGFSPTKHRRIDPDELARRLRGRGWALSLFPGFLRITVMPHVSRKMLDAFLHDLEEIIA
- the panB gene encoding 3-methyl-2-oxobutanoate hydroxymethyltransferase — protein: MNRILQWQEKHKVTESKTPIVMITAYDATFASICQEAKADWILVGDTLGMVVQGKNETKGVTVEHMAYHTAMVRRGAPDMPVVADMPYGSFSNAALALENGKRLMDAGGDAVKFEGADTVVCEALSSAGIPVMGHLGLLPQTAENFRVQGKDAESAAVMIEDAKRLEEHGAFSIVLECIPESLAERISAAVSIPTIGIGAGARCGGQVLVINDMLGLTSGHLAKFVKTYADLRTTIRSAVSSYGEDVRSGSFPDAAHTYH
- a CDS encoding 4-phosphopantoate--beta-alanine ligase is translated as MSEFLPKDHPRYESIRMREHLVDMVDAKVLAPEGLIAHGRGEAFDYLIGEKTPDCVLGPIRAAAAALLTAERPIISLNGNAAALCPEAMVELAEATGAKLEINLFYRSRERIEAITKLMEKAGAREILGTDEARQGQIPEIGSERKRVDSEGILIADTVFVPLEDGDRTEALVKMGKRVITIDLNPLSRTSRTASISIMDHIVRAVPAMTRAAIELKKLNKTECLTVLDGFDNDKAFAEALRFISARLKALAGDAS
- a CDS encoding pantoate kinase, translated to MITAKAFSPGHITGLFSIRDDEDSIDSKGSIGAGFSIARGVTTTVTLSSASQSGGDSAEEKTIYRSNGEERSDLVVSKRLIALFQDAALLKDVVIREISHSIEIPQGSGFGSSGAGALSLALALNRALGSPLSAEEAGTMAHRAEVLCKTGLGTVIGEFCGGVEIRRKPGAPGTGEVVSIPISGDLNLLFVVYRKISTSSALSDPDIRRRINDTGEKLIEDLLRTPTLEAFLWASRAFDERSGLITPEVRRLFDHFDAIGTPTAMLMFGNAAFALFPDRESAEAEAQALSRSEEKGYLFTTTSSKQGGCVIHE
- a CDS encoding outer membrane protein assembly factor BamB family protein → MRKFGSLLLIILLYALSLVSADPLSFEQKKIAVGGRVTGCLAARLVPAFWFTSRDRYLYRYREGDEAPVRCRLPDRAASSPVEGAEGKIYLLLEDGRLFAATPGCIGAWFFQNPKGFLSPMAGEGDGTLYLAGKGGGLFAVAHTGRLRWSLQLPSQPRSGPVLVRTKTGERLIVVSCEGRRSYAYGTDGVLRWTFLSAGEVLFPKSDGRRLFLPTDAGTITAVDDSGVLIWEHQLPALAADCAVDVKRGLLFIADRLGNVTCLDATSGTAVWEFPAGRAIFSLVVLPDSHPAEREKEAALAICAEAGGIVFTDEAGRVLNRISTPAPAAPLSTDGRGLLLFGGSDWLFRLYRFSSGSSASQDAEDEGEPKPLFSIKEPPFDFHYLQSIASSADRNGQVAALAEIQDRLESGKPDRGSSYLPILLHYFASAAIDSPIREGGALRNDFPTLRITAVRMLARYGHPSASRVLSRLIRYEWDPSVRIAAYHALRTLLDDPEGDARAAVRDRLSSMVNSRKDEQEVSAASDALFYLAAYHGGLEEKDLELLLAVAYGPFGRETRSSVLDTLRQGGKRRLY